A region from the Scylla paramamosain isolate STU-SP2022 unplaced genomic scaffold, ASM3559412v1 Contig2, whole genome shotgun sequence genome encodes:
- the LOC135095983 gene encoding testis-expressed protein 2-like isoform X4 has protein sequence MGRAESLREASPVKEALGRSLGKRSSSLDSSSGGVDGLPPSQAPRVGDGGGGGGGGGGGGLLSRITKTFEDKINEIRKDKEGKEKERLCASEGSTESDGGGSSGGPDRSPTCPAPLTGKNEDLVPGALSGSPPKTKTTLVQDITEHTSKIKSELGSIRPKLSELRQRRSKDGAKGKDSKGKDVKGKSSVFTSLLGRDEGMGEEMLLEIDEGEVDRAEEAIEATTAFLQDAAGTPSSPTPLMETPTAEPIKVDTTVTLKSQVLEVASQVPFTMSFFYKFLTALFVVAFILPLPAFLGGLLVGVMVSALVMHCILHFLLPSGGDGGGAFVDDGPVVLKLPTYEDKQLYKGWMNKLEGEYSPDTYHVSHTHSVLVRLQGSRLKMDFPRGKVPKHARLKEEIRNQTFTHHLEYDLAGSQVMLLPKNLPRRWLWSRKYPICIQLAGCSKESSPSPVSITSTPAGSAHGSPMHFASPGPPPTPPFDLGGRQGSSESGEGNWSLENNRSSGEDELMSSSLDMASFEEVTRDMCQEKMVVLFARCDREKDDWFRRLVAASVLPPSRPQRSSPSHKPLQDLGDTILLEGLSDTPLKEGQESSGSNTPPELSFERYMARLLYQPPSSAPASAPPSTTPGPAPPQDPASVAWINALAGRIFYDFLRNPFWANKVQERVQRKLSKLHVPYFVGDLVVCGVSMGSATPHLLAAGTPHLDSRGLWVDLSVEYSGNFTLSLETKLDLMKLKRSGELDQAQHTSLAQSLPPSPGEPAHPRVYTRSPSSDRLLRNLHFDTDTDDSVESSSEEEEEEEGTLAEAGLPTGGSGPTSRRLLRLVDTVAASRYFQHAAEWRLLQRALQGVSNTRIELSVEVRHLSGTLALNVPPQPTDRLWYGFRGAPELTMVARPRLGDRALSLPILVEFIQRQLKVVFEKVFVLPNMDDLVIPIMSPLLPGQHCPPRPPWETTHPHSPPDAPFAPPLSPPRATPQVITPIVKFTPSSH, from the exons ATGGGGAGGGCCGAGTCACTGCGAGAGGCATCCCCGGTGAAGGAAGCCCTCGGACGTAGCCTTGGCAAGCGTTCCTCGTCTTTAGACAGCTCCAGTGGGGGTGTGGATGGCCTCCCCCCCTCCCAGGCCCCGCGGGTGGGTGAcggagggggtggtggaggaggtggagggggtggagggctGTTGTCGCGGATTACTAAAACATTCGAAGACAAGATCAACGAGATTCggaaggacaaggaaggaaaggagaaggaacggTTGTGTGCCAGCGAAGGGTCAACGGAGAGCGATGGGGGAGGGTCAAGTGGGGGGCCTGACCGCTCGCCGACCTGCCCCGCACCCCTGACCGGCAAGAACGAAGATCTGGTCCCGGGGGCGCTGTCAGGGTCACCTCCCAAGACCAAAACGACCCTGGTGCAGGACATTACAGAACACACCAGCAAGATTAAGTCTGAACTGGGGAGCATCAGGCCCAAACTGTCCGAACTGCGGCAGCGGCGGTCGAAGGACGGGGCGAAGGGGAAGGACTCGAAGGGCAAGGACGTGAAGGGGAAGTCGTCGGTGTTCACGTCACTCCTTGGCCGCGacgagggaatgggagaggagatgCTGCTTGAGATTGACGAAGGGGAGGTGGACCGCGCGGAGGAGGCCATCGAGGCAACCACAGCATTCCTACAGGACGCCGCAGGGACCCCAAGCTCCCCCACGCCCCTCATGGAGACCCCCACAGCAGAACCGATCAAGGTCGACACCACAGTCACTCTCAAGTCTCAAGTTCTAGAGGTTGCAAGTCAGGTTCCCTTCACAATGTCATTCTTCTATAAATTTCTGACGGCTCTGTTTGTCGTGGCGTTTATACTCCCCCTGCCGGCCTTCCTGGGGGGGCTcctggtgggggtgatggtgtCTGCGCTGGTCATGCACTgtatcctccacttcctcctgccctcgggtggtgatggcggtggtgcgTTTGTTGATGATGGCCCTGTGGTGCTGAAACTGCCGACTTATGAGGACAAGCAGCTatacaag GGGTGGATGAACAAGCTGGAGGGAGAGTACAGTCCAGACACCTACCATGTTTCCCACACCCACTCTGTGCTGGTCAGACTGCAAGGGTCTAGGCTCAAGATGGACTTTCCCAGGG gcAAGGTCCCTAAACACGCCCGActgaaggaggagataaggaatcAAACATTTACTCATCACTTGGAGTACGACCTCGCCGGCAGCCAGGTCATGCTGCTGCCCAAGAACCTGCCACGCCGATG GCTGTGGAGTCGCAAGTACCCAATCTGCATCCAGCTGGCCGGCTGTTCCAAGGAGAGCTCCCCCTCCCCGGTCTCCATcacttccacccctgccggctCAGCTCACGGCAGCCCCATGCATTTCGCCAGCCCTG GGCCACCCCCAACACCTCCATTCGACCTGGGGGGGCGGCAGGGAAGCTCGGAGAGTGGCGAGGGGAACTGGAGCCTTGAGAATAATAGATCGTCAGGTGAAGATGAGCTTATGTCATCTTCACTGGACATGGCATCGTTTGAGGAGGTGACCAGGGACATGTGTCAAGAGAAAATGGTGGTGCTGTTTGCCAGGTGTGACCGCGAGAAGGACGACTG GTTCCGGAGGTTAGTGGCTGCCTCGGTGCTTCCCCCAAGCCGCCCCCAACGGTCCTCCCCCAGCCACAAGCCCCTGCAGGACCTGGGTGACACTATCCTGCTGGAGGGACTGTCTGACACCCCACTGAAGGAGGGCCAG GAGAGCAGTGGAAGCAACACCCCACCGGAACTGTCGTTTGAACGCTACATGGCCCGCCTCCTCTACCAGCCCCCCTCGTCTGCCCCTGCCTCAGcacccccctccaccacccccggccccgccccgccccaggaCCCGGCCAGCGTGGCGTGGATCAATGCACTTGCTGGCCGGATATTCTATGACTTCCTGAGAAATCCGTTTTGGGCCAataag GTGCAAGAGAGGGTGCAGCGCAAACTCAGCAAGCTACATGTTCCGTATTTTGTTGGCGACCTGGTGGTGTGTGGGGTCAGCATGGGGTCGGCCACGCCCCACCTGCTGGCCGCCGGCACCCCACACCTGGACTCCCGGGGGCTGTGGGTGGACCTGAGTGTGGAGTACTCCGGCAACTTCACCCTCAGCCTGGAGACCAAGCTGGACCTCATGAAGCTGAAGCGATCTGGCGAGCTGGACCAGGCGCAGCACACCAGCCTGGCCCAGTCCCTGCCGCCCAGCCCCGGGGAGCCCGCCCACCCCAGGGTGTACACGCGCTCCCCCTCCTCGGACAGACTGCTGAGGAACCTGCACTTTGACACGGACACGGACGACAGCGTGGAGTCATccagcgaagaggaggaggaggaggaaggcacacTGGCCGAGGCTGGCCTGCCGACGGGGGGCAGCGGCCCCACGTCGCGGCGCTTACTGCGGCTGGTGGACACCGTGGCGGCCTCCCGGTACTTCCAGCACGCGGCAGAGTGGCGGCTGCTGCAGCGCGCCCTGCAGGGCGTCAGCAACACCAGGATTGAGCTGAGCGTCGAGGTGCGCCACCTGTCTGGCACCCTGGCGCTCAACGTGCCCCCGCAGCCCACAGACCGCCTGTGGTACGGCTTCCGCGGCGCCCCGGAGCTCACCATGGTGGCTCGGCCGCGGCTGGGCGACCGCGCCCTCAGCCTGCCCATCCTGGTGGAGTTCATCCAGCGGCAGCTGAAGGTGGTGTTTGAGAAGGTGTTTGTGCTGCCCAACATGGATGACCTGGTCATCCCCATCATGTCCCCGCTGCTCCCTGGCCAGCACTGCCCCCCGCGGCCCCCCTGGGAGACCACACACCCCCACTCCCCCCCAGACGCCCCCTTCGCTCCCCCACTGTCCCCCCCAAGGGCCACGCCACAAGTCATCACCCCTATAGTAAAGTTTACGCCGTCTTCACACTGA